The following coding sequences are from one Candoia aspera isolate rCanAsp1 chromosome 13, rCanAsp1.hap2, whole genome shotgun sequence window:
- the SHF gene encoding SH2 domain-containing adapter protein F isoform X3, whose product MAILQDYSDPFDTRQETSSQMREQEREKNEGYVEPFEAQKLLAEVQKNGSKEGLASQKPLHLYDTPYEAPENEPGPDVQPSSEPLVPCRYSWLPEDDERPPEEYDQPWEWKRERISRVFAVEIEGIKDLPWPPPVGQLDSSTNHSEPEKHLVLQRGLSADVPTGLQNANTSTPDSPAPSGLLDVSSTGTVKSHMLECTEGKSAPCWLSTEEGTALGEHVNPALPLESQAWYHGTLSRVDAEGLLRLCREASYLVRNSESSHDAFSLSLKSSQGFLHMKLLQTEDNKFVLGQHSPPFDNIPEVIHHYASHKLPIKGAEHMSLLYPVSTQPSNCLSAEQ is encoded by the exons atGGCAATTCTTCAAGACTATTCAGATCCATTTGATACAAGGCAAGAAACTAGCAGTCAGATGAGGGagcaggaaagggagaaaaatgaagGCTACGTGGAACCATTTGAAGCTCAGAAGCTCCTGGCTG AGGTTCAGAAGAATGGGTCCAAGGAAGGACTTGCCAGCCAAAAGCCTCTGCATTTGTACGACACTCCCTACGAAGCCCCTGAGAATGAACCAGGCCCAGATGTCCAGCCTTCTTCTGAGCCCCTTGTCCCCTGCCGCTACTCATGGCTGCCAGAAGATGATGAGAGGCCTCCAGAGGAGTACGACCAGCCTTGGGAGTGGAAAAGGGAGCGGATCTCCAGAGTCTTTGCTG TGGAGATTGAAGGAATCAAGGACCTGCCGTGGCCTCCACCTGTTGGACAGCTTGATAGTTCGACTAACCACTCAGAACCGGAGAAACACCTCGTTCTCCAAAGAGGCTTATCTGCAGATGTCCCAACAGGCCTCCAGAATGCCAACACCAGCACTCCCGACTCCCCAGCTCCATCCGGCCTCCTGGATGTCAGTA GCACAGGAACGGTGAAAAGCCACATGCTGGAGTGCACAGAGGGAAAGAGCGCCCCCTGCTGGCTGAGCACAGAGGAAGGGACCGCTTTGGGTGAACACGTCAATCCTGCTCTGCCGCTCGAGAGCCAAGC GTGGTATCATGGGACCTTGAGTCGGGTGGATGCTGAGGGCCTTCTCCGACTTTGCCGGGAAGCAAGTTACCTGGTTCGAAACAGTGAGAGTAGCCACGATGCCTTTTCCCTCTCTCTGAA GAGCAGTCAAGGCTTCCTTCACATGAAACTCTTGCAGACAGAAGACAACAAGTTTGTCTTGGGCCAGCACAGCCCTCCCTTTGACAACATCCCAGAGGTCATCCACCACTATGCCAGCCACAAGCTGCCCATCAAGGGGGCTGAGCATATGTCATTGCTTTACCCGGTCTCTACCCAGCCCTCCAATTGCCTTTCTGCAGAGCAGTGA